From Microcystis aeruginosa NIES-2549, a single genomic window includes:
- a CDS encoding DEAD/DEAH box helicase, with protein MILKDLLAGGIPAITATSTFIGMGMLPQKLNANGVDTLTDEQIEALFSNIPADWSFSDLAERVFDESTVSESLADRLIAYIDQKHGGESLTPEPRESSEPEGDSPRKFDIFTLRDEIVEDYRGYIESFLSIKDKRIKEFVNRELDRGQLWKDPLVQLNPPYKRGATVGQLIGRGILHQDCDRYFPNFTFFEHQETAFQLARQNLPYVVTTGTGSGKSLTYVVPIINDILENPTLQGVRAILVYPMNALINSQEEEFKKFLENIPDSPIKVAKYTGQESLTEKAEIQNNPPHILLTNYVMLELMLTRVHEDKLVASPDLKFLVLDELHTYRGRQGADVALVIRKLKRRCDKSLVCIGTSATMSTEGDRADRKRTVAEVASKLFGVEISPDRVIDETLERAISRPDPTVAELQQSLQQEVSPEEEQTDEAFQQHPLVAWIEMNLGLEEEDGYLKRRTPISLKEAADQLAKLTKIDTGVCLDRLREMLLWSGRLNASKTKNSREVRGLPFRLHQFISQGGSVYATIEPHERRELTLEGQYRTTRDRLLFPIVFCRECGHDYYVVRYDSEKYQITPLIPTAIDEENDEDITEGYLTLDEPDLWDINDEERLPDTWFNLNKSGRKVKKDFAKFIPRELYVYPDGRIVTGAFSTDDPIQPVRCWFIPKPFLTCLNCGVVYDRKTTEYRKLSRLSSEGRSTATTLLCLSTVNRLKLNLNIQETAAKILSFTDNRQDASLQAGHFNDFVQTSFLRGSLNRALQNHGYLTHAELAAKVVNAMGLTQEQYAEQPVTFGTGKTRNEKAFEDLIQYRLYDDLKRGWRIVQPNLEQSGLLAIEYPDLENNCQNLAPWQKYPHPVLVSATPEQRLKAASFLLDHLRKNLALDADLLQSNRLNELQRRVNQALNQAWKFDDHEYLPPATKASHLNNPRSGATVKLTAKSKVGKYLRSEQLWGHKVTEAEYESLIVSLINALADSGYLKREGTEIQLRVDSMVWKAQKVDRVKLDPTVRKLRDSLLEEREVNAYFQNFYDRQATTIRKMEGREHTGQVANDKRQEREEKFRKGELAALFCSPTMELGIDISDLSIVHLRNVPPSPANYAQRSGRAGRGGQEALVITYAAYGNGHDQYFYNRQAQMVSGVVVPPKLELANPDLVKSHLYSLWLSYTGVDLGNSMNQILDLEKDGYPIKDGIWQQLKLSSNKLNLCWDDARTILGDVYCQGDLAQTNWYSADWLKQTLENASDEFHNTCNRWRRLYREATEQLQKARETIDRAVRGGVTDEEKKKANVSEEDAKRQRDLLVGSDRKGRSQSEFEFYPYRYFASEGFLPGFNFPRLPVRGFIPAGNKGEFISRPRAVAIRELAPRNIIYYEGSKFQIARTRISPQGEQQFRRISACSRCGYFHADTEANRDTCENCGARLQDRLYHVLVLDTMITRRRERITCDEEDRLKYGYILTTHFRYDSHKRRKALVTAADSTELLKISYGETASIRRINRGLRFNQERGFRLDTAKGEWLDAKQDNPSSNSQAGISLMVEDTRNILVVEPCWGKADLAPEFLITFQHALARAIQAHYKLEAEELASEKLGEGGYILFWESAEGGAGVLAQILDNPTSFQNLAQQALDICHFKQDKPDCAQACYECLLSYQNQFDHPYLNRHLIKDFLEQLAGSRLSFSQEGDREQSYQILLQQSDPNSEYEKVVLKAIYEQGLPLPDRAGVYIPDADCKPDFIYENLKIAIFCDGSVHDHRDQQEQDRVKRENLKWHARYKVFSFNYQSDLQEQIDKLQAMLSPT; from the coding sequence ATGATTCTCAAAGACCTCCTCGCCGGTGGAATTCCCGCCATAACCGCTACCAGCACTTTTATCGGAATGGGAATGCTTCCCCAAAAGCTCAATGCAAACGGGGTGGATACCCTCACTGACGAACAAATCGAAGCCCTTTTCTCCAATATTCCCGCGGATTGGAGTTTCTCCGACCTAGCCGAGAGAGTCTTTGACGAGTCAACCGTAAGTGAGTCTCTAGCCGATCGACTGATCGCCTATATCGATCAAAAACACGGCGGGGAATCTCTTACCCCCGAACCGCGGGAATCATCCGAACCCGAAGGGGATAGCCCCCGAAAATTCGATATTTTTACCCTCCGAGATGAAATTGTCGAGGATTACCGGGGATACATCGAGAGCTTTCTGAGTATTAAGGACAAACGGATAAAAGAGTTCGTCAATAGGGAATTAGACCGGGGACAACTCTGGAAAGATCCCCTCGTCCAACTCAATCCCCCTTACAAACGTGGCGCGACCGTCGGCCAGCTGATCGGACGCGGGATACTCCATCAGGACTGCGATCGCTACTTCCCGAACTTCACCTTTTTCGAGCATCAAGAAACCGCCTTTCAACTAGCCCGCCAGAATTTACCCTACGTCGTCACCACGGGAACCGGGTCGGGAAAAAGCTTGACCTATGTAGTCCCGATCATTAACGACATCCTCGAAAACCCGACATTACAGGGAGTTAGAGCTATTTTGGTCTATCCGATGAACGCGCTCATAAACTCTCAAGAGGAAGAATTCAAGAAATTTCTAGAGAATATCCCCGATAGCCCGATTAAAGTAGCTAAATATACGGGACAAGAATCTTTAACGGAAAAAGCCGAGATACAGAACAATCCGCCCCATATCCTCCTGACGAACTATGTGATGTTGGAGTTGATGCTTACCCGCGTCCACGAGGATAAACTGGTAGCTTCGCCCGACCTGAAATTCTTGGTACTCGACGAACTGCATACCTATCGCGGTCGTCAGGGCGCGGATGTAGCCCTAGTAATCCGAAAACTCAAAAGGCGATGCGATAAGTCCTTAGTCTGTATCGGCACATCGGCCACCATGTCCACCGAGGGCGATCGGGCCGATCGGAAGCGAACCGTCGCCGAAGTCGCCAGTAAACTTTTCGGTGTCGAGATCTCCCCCGATCGAGTGATCGATGAAACCCTGGAACGCGCTATTTCCCGCCCCGATCCAACGGTAGCCGAACTACAACAGTCTCTACAGCAAGAAGTCTCCCCCGAAGAAGAACAAACCGACGAAGCTTTCCAACAGCATCCGCTCGTCGCATGGATCGAGATGAATTTGGGATTAGAGGAGGAAGATGGCTATTTAAAACGCCGTACCCCCATATCTCTTAAGGAAGCAGCTGACCAGTTAGCCAAGTTAACCAAGATCGATACCGGTGTCTGTCTCGATCGATTACGGGAGATGTTACTCTGGAGCGGTCGGTTAAACGCTAGTAAAACGAAGAATTCCAGAGAGGTCAGAGGTCTTCCCTTCCGCCTACATCAGTTTATTTCCCAAGGTGGCAGTGTCTATGCGACCATCGAACCCCACGAACGACGGGAATTAACCCTAGAAGGGCAGTATCGAACTACTCGTGATCGATTGCTCTTTCCGATCGTGTTCTGCCGAGAATGCGGTCACGACTATTATGTGGTTCGCTACGATTCCGAAAAGTACCAGATTACGCCTCTAATTCCCACGGCGATCGACGAGGAAAACGACGAGGATATTACCGAGGGATATTTAACTCTCGACGAACCCGATCTATGGGACATCAATGACGAGGAACGCTTACCAGATACTTGGTTTAACTTAAATAAAAGCGGACGGAAAGTCAAAAAAGATTTCGCTAAGTTTATCCCGCGAGAACTGTATGTTTATCCGGATGGCAGGATCGTCACGGGAGCGTTTAGCACCGACGATCCGATTCAACCCGTTCGTTGTTGGTTTATTCCTAAACCCTTTTTAACTTGCTTGAACTGCGGTGTTGTGTATGATCGCAAGACTACCGAATACCGCAAACTATCCCGTCTTAGTAGTGAGGGGCGTAGTACCGCCACCACTCTACTCTGTCTCTCCACCGTCAACCGCTTAAAGCTGAATCTGAATATTCAAGAAACTGCGGCGAAAATCCTTAGCTTCACCGATAATCGTCAGGACGCTTCCTTACAAGCAGGTCATTTTAACGATTTCGTGCAAACTTCCTTTTTACGGGGCAGTTTAAATAGAGCTTTGCAAAACCACGGATATCTAACCCACGCGGAATTAGCGGCAAAAGTAGTGAACGCGATGGGGCTAACTCAAGAACAATACGCTGAACAACCTGTCACCTTCGGTACCGGCAAAACTCGCAACGAGAAGGCTTTTGAGGATCTGATTCAGTATCGCCTCTACGACGATTTAAAACGGGGCTGGCGCATTGTCCAACCGAATTTAGAACAATCCGGTTTACTGGCGATCGAGTACCCGGATTTAGAAAACAACTGTCAAAATCTCGCTCCCTGGCAAAAATACCCTCATCCCGTTCTCGTCTCGGCAACTCCAGAGCAACGTTTAAAAGCGGCCAGCTTTTTACTGGATCATTTACGGAAAAATTTAGCCCTAGACGCAGACTTACTTCAGTCAAATCGTCTCAACGAGTTACAGAGACGAGTAAATCAAGCTCTTAACCAGGCTTGGAAATTCGATGATCATGAATACCTTCCTCCCGCAACAAAAGCTTCTCACCTTAACAATCCTCGATCGGGAGCCACGGTGAAGTTAACCGCGAAAAGTAAAGTCGGGAAGTATTTGCGATCGGAGCAATTATGGGGACACAAGGTTACGGAAGCCGAATATGAAAGCTTAATTGTATCTTTAATCAATGCTCTAGCGGATTCCGGGTATCTCAAGCGAGAGGGAACGGAAATTCAGCTACGGGTGGATTCGATGGTATGGAAAGCGCAGAAAGTCGATCGGGTAAAACTCGATCCCACCGTTCGGAAACTCCGGGATAGCCTTCTCGAAGAGCGGGAAGTGAACGCTTACTTTCAGAACTTTTATGATCGACAGGCCACGACGATCCGCAAAATGGAAGGGCGGGAACATACTGGACAGGTTGCCAACGACAAACGCCAAGAACGAGAGGAGAAGTTTCGGAAAGGGGAACTAGCGGCTTTATTTTGCTCACCAACAATGGAGTTAGGGATCGACATTTCCGATTTAAGTATCGTCCATCTACGCAACGTCCCTCCCTCGCCCGCAAATTACGCTCAAAGAAGTGGACGGGCCGGTCGGGGCGGACAGGAAGCCCTCGTTATCACTTATGCGGCCTACGGAAACGGTCACGATCAATATTTTTATAATCGACAGGCACAAATGGTGTCGGGGGTTGTTGTTCCCCCGAAATTGGAACTAGCTAACCCCGATCTGGTTAAATCCCATCTTTATTCGCTCTGGCTTTCCTACACGGGGGTCGATCTAGGTAACTCGATGAATCAAATCCTCGACTTAGAGAAAGACGGATACCCGATTAAAGACGGTATCTGGCAACAGTTAAAGTTATCTTCCAATAAACTCAACCTGTGTTGGGATGATGCTCGCACGATTCTCGGTGATGTTTATTGTCAGGGGGATCTCGCTCAAACAAACTGGTACAGTGCAGACTGGCTGAAACAGACTCTAGAAAATGCCTCTGACGAGTTCCACAATACTTGCAATCGCTGGCGTAGGTTGTACCGAGAAGCGACCGAGCAGTTACAAAAAGCCCGCGAGACTATCGATCGAGCCGTTAGAGGTGGAGTGACCGACGAGGAGAAAAAGAAAGCGAATGTTTCAGAAGAAGATGCCAAGCGTCAACGGGACTTATTGGTAGGATCGGACAGGAAAGGGCGTTCTCAAAGCGAGTTTGAATTTTATCCCTACCGTTATTTTGCCAGCGAGGGATTTTTACCTGGATTTAATTTCCCCCGTCTCCCCGTGCGTGGTTTTATTCCCGCAGGGAACAAGGGAGAATTTATCTCCCGCCCTCGTGCCGTCGCTATTCGAGAACTAGCTCCCAGAAATATCATTTATTACGAGGGCAGTAAATTCCAGATCGCGAGAACGAGAATTTCGCCTCAAGGAGAACAGCAGTTCCGCCGAATTTCGGCTTGTTCTCGATGCGGTTATTTCCATGCCGATACGGAAGCGAATCGAGATACCTGTGAAAACTGCGGTGCTAGGCTCCAAGATCGGCTCTACCATGTTCTCGTACTCGATACGATGATTACCCGTAGAAGGGAACGGATCACCTGTGACGAGGAAGACAGACTCAAGTACGGCTATATTCTGACCACCCATTTTCGCTACGACTCCCATAAACGTCGTAAAGCTCTAGTAACCGCGGCGGACAGTACGGAACTTCTAAAAATTTCCTACGGGGAAACCGCCAGTATCCGACGAATTAATCGAGGTTTACGATTTAATCAAGAGCGAGGATTTAGATTGGATACCGCGAAGGGAGAATGGTTAGATGCGAAACAAGATAACCCATCCAGTAACTCGCAAGCGGGCATTAGCCTGATGGTAGAAGATACCCGTAATATTCTCGTCGTCGAACCCTGTTGGGGTAAGGCCGATCTCGCTCCGGAATTCCTAATCACCTTTCAACACGCTTTAGCGAGAGCGATACAAGCTCATTACAAATTGGAGGCCGAAGAATTAGCCTCGGAAAAATTGGGCGAGGGAGGATACATTCTCTTTTGGGAGTCTGCCGAGGGAGGAGCGGGAGTCTTAGCTCAAATTCTCGATAATCCCACATCTTTCCAGAATTTAGCCCAACAAGCCCTTGATATATGCCATTTTAAGCAGGATAAGCCCGATTGCGCTCAAGCCTGTTACGAGTGCTTGTTATCCTATCAAAATCAGTTTGACCATCCCTATCTAAATCGACATTTGATTAAAGATTTTCTAGAACAGCTTGCCGGAAGTCGGTTATCCTTCTCCCAAGAGGGCGATCGGGAACAATCCTATCAAATCCTTCTCCAACAAAGCGATCCCAATTCGGAATACGAGAAAGTCGTGTTAAAGGCTATTTATGAGCAGGGCCTGCCACTGCCAGATCGGGCGGGAGTATATATCCCCGATGCGGACTGCAAACCTGATTTCATCTACGAGAATCTTAAAATTGCAATTTTCTGCGATGGCTCGGTTCACGATCATCGCGATCAACAGGAACAAGATCGCGTCAAACGAGAGAATCTAAAATGGCACGCCCGTTATAAAGTTTTTAGTTTTAATTACCAATCAGACTTACAGGAGCAAATAGATAAACTACAAGCCATGTTAAGTCCAACATAA